Proteins from a genomic interval of Psychrobacter urativorans:
- a CDS encoding NAD(P)-dependent oxidoreductase has translation MKIVILESLGISNEELNIITKSLTDNGHELVAYDDGKLDDETIKLRIKDAEILVLANTPLSSDVIDAAEKLKYISIAFTGYNHIDLEKCKEKGIKVSNAAGYSTNSVAELTFGLITALLRNIVPLDAITREGGTKNGYRQIDLNGKTLGILGTGDIGSAVAKLGLAYGCKVIAYNRSVNQELVDKGVEYKSLDDVLKASDIVTLHIPLTAETKNLIDKDKLALMKTSSFLINTAIGPIVDHDALAAALHNGTIAGAGLDRVEMEPPVPTDYPILTAPNTVLVPHVGYATEEAMVRRAEITFNNIVKWEKGAQENIVIQ, from the coding sequence ATGAAAATTGTAATTTTAGAATCTCTAGGAATCAGTAATGAAGAATTAAATATAATAACAAAATCTTTGACTGATAACGGTCATGAGTTAGTGGCATATGATGATGGAAAATTAGATGATGAGACGATTAAGCTCAGAATTAAAGATGCAGAAATTTTAGTGCTCGCTAATACGCCATTAAGTAGCGACGTGATCGATGCTGCAGAAAAGTTAAAGTACATTTCAATTGCCTTCACGGGTTATAACCATATCGATTTAGAAAAATGTAAAGAAAAAGGCATTAAAGTCTCAAATGCCGCCGGTTATAGCACCAACTCTGTAGCCGAACTTACCTTTGGGCTAATAACGGCACTGCTACGCAACATTGTACCGTTAGATGCGATAACTAGAGAAGGTGGTACTAAGAATGGCTACCGCCAGATTGATTTAAATGGTAAAACCTTAGGGATTCTAGGTACTGGCGATATCGGCAGCGCAGTCGCCAAATTAGGTTTGGCTTATGGCTGTAAAGTCATTGCATACAATAGAAGCGTCAATCAAGAACTGGTAGATAAAGGGGTGGAATATAAGTCGCTAGATGACGTCTTAAAGGCGAGTGACATTGTCACCCTTCATATACCACTAACCGCTGAAACCAAAAACCTGATTGATAAAGATAAGCTGGCATTGATGAAAACCAGTTCATTCTTAATCAATACCGCCATTGGACCGATTGTTGATCATGATGCTTTGGCAGCAGCACTGCACAATGGCACTATCGCTGGCGCCGGTTTAGACAGAGTAGAGATGGAACCGCCTGTTCCTACAGACTACCCTATCTTAACTGCTCCAAATACGGTTCTTGTTCCGCATGTTGGATATGCAACAGAGGAAGCCATGGTCAGAAGAGCCGAAATTACCTTTAACAATATTGTTAAATGGGAAAAAGGCGCACAAGAAAACATTGTTATTCAATAA
- the rluF gene encoding 23S rRNA pseudouridine(2604) synthase RluF, which translates to MFNTSSTRLNKYISESGICSRRDADRFIEQGNVYLNGKRAAMGAQVVAGDTVKVNGQLIEPKEADDFVFIVLNKPVGIVSTTESSEKNNIVDFVRHSVRIFPIGRLDKDSQGLIFLTSNGDLVNKVLRAGNNHEKDYVVTVNKPITDSFIEGLAGGVPILGKMTKKCPVTKVSPNVFNITLVQGLNRQIRRMCEHFGYEVVKLERTRIMNVNLKGIPVGDWRDLTEKELSVLLKSIEDSSSEDNSSAKKSRNAPRKKPRTDDSSKAKASSKTTGAAKGSAKHSKDGARKPAGSKGKEWRPFSDGKKSGGKGKPAANGRRPAKGRGSK; encoded by the coding sequence ATGTTTAACACTTCCTCGACTCGTTTAAATAAATACATCAGCGAAAGCGGTATTTGCTCTCGAAGAGATGCTGACCGCTTTATTGAACAAGGTAATGTATACCTCAATGGTAAGCGTGCTGCGATGGGTGCGCAAGTGGTTGCTGGAGATACGGTAAAAGTCAACGGGCAGCTCATTGAGCCAAAAGAAGCGGATGACTTTGTTTTTATTGTCTTAAATAAGCCAGTCGGCATTGTGAGTACAACGGAAAGCTCCGAGAAAAACAACATTGTTGATTTTGTTAGACATAGCGTACGTATTTTCCCGATTGGGCGTTTGGATAAAGACTCTCAGGGTTTGATATTTTTGACCAGTAATGGCGATTTGGTCAATAAAGTGTTACGTGCTGGTAATAACCACGAGAAAGATTATGTGGTGACGGTGAATAAGCCGATAACGGATAGTTTTATTGAGGGTTTGGCTGGTGGCGTGCCTATTTTAGGGAAGATGACGAAAAAATGCCCCGTCACTAAGGTGTCGCCTAACGTGTTTAACATCACGCTAGTACAGGGTTTAAATCGCCAAATTCGTCGTATGTGTGAGCATTTTGGCTATGAAGTCGTGAAGCTTGAGCGTACGCGAATTATGAATGTGAATCTGAAAGGTATACCCGTTGGCGATTGGCGAGATTTAACAGAAAAAGAGTTGTCTGTTTTACTTAAATCGATAGAAGATTCTTCTTCAGAAGACAATTCTTCGGCTAAGAAATCTCGTAATGCGCCCCGCAAAAAGCCTCGTACTGATGATTCATCAAAAGCAAAAGCGTCTTCAAAAACAACGGGTGCAGCAAAGGGCAGTGCTAAACATTCCAAAGATGGTGCTAGAAAACCAGCGGGTTCTAAAGGTAAAGAGTGGCGTCCTTTTAGTGATGGCAAGAAATCTGGCGGCAAGGGTAAACCTGCTGCCAATGGCAGGCGTCCTGCAAAAGGTCGAGGTTCTAAGTAG
- a CDS encoding diaminopimelate dehydrogenase — protein sequence MTPVIRVAIAGYGNLGRGAQAAIKQSPDMQLVGVFSRRDPASVILIDQSVPVYAMDDIAQYVDDIDVLILCGGSKSDLPEQGPAFAGLFNIVDSFDTHAKIPEYFDALDAPAKKANKVAMLSVGWDPGLFSINRLYGEAILPVGETYTFWGKGLSQGHSDAIRRVAGVKSGVQYTLPSESAMARVRNGEQPILSTREKHTRECYIVLADGADADTVRNTIVTMPDYFADYDTAVHFIDQQTFESEHGKMPHGGFVIRSGVSGIDNENNNQVLEFSLSLGSNPEFTASVLVAYARATYKMNQAGEAGAKTVLDVAPSLLSPKTPAQLRKELL from the coding sequence ATGACCCCTGTAATTAGAGTCGCCATCGCCGGTTACGGCAACCTCGGTCGAGGCGCCCAAGCCGCCATCAAGCAAAGTCCAGACATGCAATTAGTCGGTGTATTCAGCCGCCGAGACCCCGCTTCTGTCATCCTAATTGACCAAAGCGTGCCCGTGTACGCTATGGACGATATTGCACAATACGTCGATGACATCGACGTGCTGATTTTATGTGGCGGCTCAAAGTCTGATTTACCCGAGCAAGGTCCAGCGTTCGCCGGCTTATTCAATATCGTCGACAGCTTCGATACTCACGCTAAAATTCCTGAGTACTTCGACGCTCTTGATGCGCCCGCTAAAAAAGCTAACAAAGTCGCCATGTTGTCCGTCGGTTGGGATCCTGGGCTTTTTTCTATCAATCGCTTATACGGCGAAGCCATTTTACCAGTGGGCGAAACCTACACCTTTTGGGGCAAGGGTTTAAGCCAAGGGCATTCAGATGCGATACGTCGCGTGGCTGGTGTTAAGTCAGGCGTGCAATATACCCTTCCTTCAGAATCTGCCATGGCACGGGTACGCAACGGTGAGCAGCCCATACTCAGCACCCGCGAGAAGCACACCCGCGAATGCTATATCGTGTTAGCAGACGGTGCCGATGCCGATACAGTACGGAATACTATCGTGACCATGCCGGATTATTTTGCCGACTACGACACGGCGGTGCATTTTATCGATCAACAAACTTTTGAGTCTGAGCATGGCAAAATGCCGCACGGTGGCTTTGTCATTCGTAGTGGCGTCAGCGGTATAGACAATGAGAACAATAACCAAGTGTTAGAATTTTCATTATCGCTTGGCAGTAACCCTGAGTTTACCGCCAGCGTGCTCGTGGCTTATGCCCGCGCTACCTATAAAATGAATCAAGCCGGTGAAGCTGGTGCGAAAACTGTGCTCGACGTGGCGCCTAGTTTATTGTCACCTAAGACACCGGCGCAGCTGCGTAAAGAGCTGCTGTAA